Proteins encoded by one window of Methanobacterium sp. CWC-01:
- a CDS encoding class I SAM-dependent methyltransferase — MIGLKVPRKEANQARLFLLENKILNLDFKIKRSLDYVYLPLLEKPGKDLMRDRSLQIVETEFEEAKRSPRSMEEYLKGQIPAEKMEDLKKSFDIIGEVVILEIPEELEGEKKAIAEAALKFTKRRAVYRKGSEVKGITRTRELEHLAGEDHSETIHQEFGTRIMLDVKKVYFSPRLATERKIITDQVEDGELILDMFTGVGPFALSIARHHEVEVYAVDINPEAINYLKRNLELNKLQERIIPLEGDVKDILEGMDLKFDRVIMNLPGSALEFLPTALEHLKPGGVVHYYQFSRDTDDPVENIKNMAKDRRVEILEIRKVKSTKPGEWHVAVDAKIN; from the coding sequence ATGATCGGACTCAAGGTCCCCCGGAAAGAAGCCAACCAGGCACGCCTGTTCCTTTTGGAAAATAAAATTCTGAACCTGGATTTTAAAATTAAACGTTCCCTGGATTACGTTTACTTACCCCTTCTGGAGAAACCCGGAAAGGATTTGATGAGGGATAGAAGCCTTCAGATCGTGGAAACAGAATTTGAAGAGGCAAAAAGAAGTCCCCGTAGTATGGAGGAATACTTGAAAGGTCAGATCCCAGCAGAGAAGATGGAGGACCTTAAGAAATCCTTTGACATCATTGGTGAGGTGGTGATTCTGGAAATACCGGAAGAACTGGAAGGTGAGAAAAAGGCCATTGCAGAGGCAGCTTTGAAGTTCACCAAACGCCGGGCCGTTTACCGTAAAGGGAGTGAAGTTAAGGGAATCACCCGAACCAGGGAACTGGAACACCTGGCCGGAGAGGATCACTCTGAGACCATCCACCAGGAGTTCGGAACCCGGATCATGCTGGACGTGAAGAAGGTCTACTTCAGTCCCCGTCTGGCCACCGAAAGGAAGATCATTACCGATCAGGTGGAGGATGGTGAACTGATACTGGACATGTTCACCGGGGTGGGGCCCTTCGCCCTCTCCATCGCCCGGCATCATGAGGTGGAGGTCTACGCGGTGGATATAAACCCGGAGGCCATCAACTATCTTAAAAGAAACCTGGAGCTGAATAAATTACAAGAACGAATAATTCCCCTTGAGGGTGATGTTAAGGACATTCTGGAAGGGATGGATCTTAAGTTTGACCGGGTAATCATGAACCTGCCTGGTTCGGCCCTGGAATTTTTACCAACGGCCCTGGAGCACTTGAAGCCGGGGGGGGTGGTGCATTACTACCAGTTCAGCCGGGATACAGATGATCCGGTGGAAAATATTAAAAATATGGCAAAAGACCGGCGGGTAGAAATACTTGAAATAAGGAAGGTGAAGTCCACCAAGCCCGGGGAGTGGCACGTGGCGGTTGATGCTAAAATAAATTGA
- a CDS encoding DNA adenine methylase: MTRKVYPKARPFLKWVGGKTQLLKELEKRLPPHILDEGVIPRYVEPFLGGGALFFHLKAHYKVEESFLLDANPELIMAYQVIQKNHHDLIHILRNIETDHLEMAEAQRKNNYYQIRDSYNGQMGDTDYENYSSEWVERTAYLIFLNKTGYNGLFRLNKSGEYNVPFGRYPNPTICDEANLHLVHEALQKTELLCADFTQAGDFIEEETLVYMDPPYRPLNHTSYFTDYSANGFGEEDQKRLARFYQDMDQRGSYLILSNSDPKNEKPDDEFFDELYQDYKIERVAAKRNINSDKWGRGIINELIVRNYL, from the coding sequence ATGACTCGAAAAGTTTACCCTAAAGCCCGACCATTCCTCAAATGGGTGGGTGGAAAAACCCAGCTACTAAAGGAATTAGAAAAACGCCTACCACCCCATATATTGGATGAAGGAGTCATCCCCAGGTATGTGGAGCCATTCCTGGGTGGCGGAGCCCTTTTCTTCCATTTGAAAGCCCATTATAAAGTTGAAGAATCATTCCTCCTGGATGCTAATCCCGAGTTGATCATGGCTTATCAGGTGATCCAGAAAAATCACCATGATCTGATACATATTTTAAGGAACATAGAAACCGATCATCTGGAAATGGCAGAAGCGCAGCGTAAAAATAATTATTACCAGATCCGGGATAGTTATAATGGGCAGATGGGCGATACGGACTACGAAAACTACTCTTCAGAGTGGGTTGAGCGGACTGCTTACCTGATATTCCTCAACAAGACTGGTTACAATGGACTGTTCCGACTCAATAAGAGTGGGGAGTACAATGTCCCCTTCGGTCGCTATCCGAATCCTACTATTTGTGATGAAGCAAACTTGCACTTGGTACATGAAGCCTTACAAAAAACCGAGCTTCTGTGCGCAGATTTCACCCAGGCTGGAGACTTCATAGAAGAGGAGACCTTAGTATACATGGACCCCCCCTACCGGCCCCTAAACCACACTTCTTATTTCACGGACTACTCTGCCAACGGATTCGGTGAAGAAGATCAGAAGAGACTGGCCCGTTTCTACCAGGATATGGATCAGCGGGGATCTTACCTAATACTCAGCAACAGTGACCCTAAAAATGAGAAACCGGATGATGAGTTCTTTGATGAGCTTTACCAGGATTATAAGATTGAAAGAGTGGCTGCTAAGCGTAATATAAATTCTGATAAGTGGGGCCGGGGAATCATCAACGAATTGATAGTTAGGAACTATCTTTAA
- a CDS encoding ABC transporter ATP-binding protein: MKDYIMETRDLTKDFGDFRAVDRLNLKIKRGEVFGFLGPNGAGKTTSIRMMVGLLRPTSGQVLVNGQDVHEVEKGTIGVCPQELVLWEHLTPTESLNLMGDMYGMPKKDRQERAEKLLSDLFLTDKANTQVKDLSGGMKRRLNLALAIVHQPEIVVLDEPSEGLDPQSRRVLWNYIRSLRDDEGKTVILTTHLMDEADKLSDRIAIIDHSKLLRLDTPDNLKKEIGEGDVVDMKLSDPQKNKPVLQALELLDEIDSVLEVDGRLNVHALDAVGKLPQIMGTVESSGVRILDLSVRQNTLEDVFIDLTGTRLRD, translated from the coding sequence ATGAAGGATTACATCATGGAGACCCGGGATTTAACCAAAGATTTTGGTGATTTCCGGGCCGTTGATAGGCTCAACCTTAAAATCAAACGAGGAGAAGTTTTTGGTTTTTTAGGCCCTAACGGGGCGGGTAAAACCACTTCCATCCGTATGATGGTGGGCCTGTTACGCCCCACCAGTGGACAGGTCCTGGTAAATGGCCAGGATGTTCATGAAGTGGAAAAGGGCACCATCGGGGTCTGTCCCCAGGAACTGGTGCTATGGGAACATCTAACTCCCACTGAGAGTTTGAACCTCATGGGGGATATGTACGGAATGCCCAAAAAAGACCGGCAAGAAAGGGCCGAAAAACTCTTATCCGATTTATTTTTAACAGACAAGGCCAACACCCAGGTTAAAGATCTTTCTGGTGGTATGAAACGGCGGTTGAACCTGGCTCTGGCCATTGTACACCAACCAGAGATCGTGGTTCTGGACGAACCCTCAGAAGGCCTGGATCCCCAGTCCCGTCGGGTTTTATGGAACTATATACGTTCCTTACGGGATGATGAAGGAAAAACCGTCATATTAACCACCCATCTCATGGATGAGGCGGATAAACTCTCGGACCGTATAGCCATCATTGACCACAGTAAACTGCTTCGCCTGGACACACCAGATAACCTCAAAAAGGAGATCGGTGAGGGGGATGTGGTGGATATGAAACTATCCGACCCCCAGAAAAATAAACCGGTATTACAGGCCCTGGAATTGTTGGACGAGATTGACTCCGTGCTGGAAGTGGATGGAAGATTGAATGTGCACGCCCTGGATGCGGTGGGTAAACTGCCCCAGATCATGGGCACCGTAGAATCATCAGGGGTACGTATCCTGGATCTATCAGTACGACAAAACACTCTGGAAGATGTGTTTATAGACCTAACTGGAACCCGTTTGAGGGATTAA
- the dph5 gene encoding diphthine synthase: MLYLVGLGLYDEMDISLKGLEALKSADVVYAEFYTARLFGGDLSSLEDLIGADIKILQREEVEEENLPLQHAKTSKVAFLTAGDPLIATTHTDLLIEARKLGISVRVIHSSSILSAAPGLAGLQAYKFGKVTTIPRPEENYFPHSPYEVIVSNLKMGLHTLALLDIQAHRDYYMTANEGLQYLLRVAQDREDEVLTGDSLAVVVARAGAPEPLVRANKIKKLIKEDFGGPLHCLVIPGKLHFLEAEALVVLAGAPEDILQ; the protein is encoded by the coding sequence ATGCTTTACCTGGTTGGACTGGGACTTTACGATGAAATGGACATATCCCTGAAGGGTCTGGAGGCCCTTAAATCAGCAGATGTTGTTTACGCTGAGTTTTACACGGCCCGTCTTTTTGGCGGTGATCTAAGTTCCTTAGAAGATTTAATTGGTGCGGATATAAAGATACTCCAACGGGAAGAGGTGGAAGAAGAAAACCTGCCCCTTCAGCATGCAAAGACCAGTAAGGTGGCCTTTTTAACGGCGGGGGATCCGCTGATAGCCACCACCCACACTGATCTATTAATAGAAGCTCGTAAACTGGGGATAAGTGTCCGGGTGATTCATTCCTCATCGATACTATCGGCTGCACCCGGTTTAGCTGGGTTACAGGCCTATAAATTCGGCAAGGTAACCACTATTCCCCGGCCCGAGGAGAACTACTTTCCCCATTCTCCCTATGAAGTCATAGTTAGTAACCTGAAGATGGGTCTGCACACCCTGGCCCTACTGGACATCCAGGCCCACCGTGATTACTACATGACCGCCAACGAAGGACTGCAGTATCTGTTGAGGGTGGCCCAGGACCGGGAAGATGAAGTGTTAACCGGGGATAGTTTGGCGGTGGTAGTGGCCCGGGCGGGAGCCCCAGAGCCACTGGTGCGTGCGAACAAAATCAAAAAACTGATTAAAGAGGACTTTGGAGGCCCCCTGCACTGTCTCGTCATCCCCGGGAAACTGCACTTCTTGGAGGCCGAGGCCTTGGTGGTGCTGGCTGGGGCGCCGGAGGATATTCTCCAATAA